The Ignavibacteriota bacterium region ATCTTTCCGTTTTAGACTTTTAAAATATTCCTTTGTTTTCAAAAAACTTTCATCGTGCTTTGAGCCTATGTTAACAATCATCTCTTTGTTGAATGCCAATGTTCTTTCGCTAAACGCATGTCTGAATCCTTCCACCCTTTCTAATGTATGCGACGATTGCAGAGGTCCGGCAAAATGAACTATTTTGGTATGTCCCGAATCAATAAGATATTTAACGGCATTTTTAATTGCTTTTAGGTTATCTATGGCAACAACATTGGCTTGAATTCCCTTTACATCCTCCAGAAGTACAAATGGATAATTGATCATCTTCAATTTGAATAAATGTTCAATTTCGGATGATCCTTCGACAACCGGCGCTATGATTGTCCCTTTTATATCTTTTGTCGAAAACAAGTGCGAGAATTTAACTTCACTTTCGTGATTATTTTCTGAACTGGTTATGATAACCGAGTAACCTAAACTGTTCGCATAAGATTTTACGCCATAAGCTATAGAAGTATAAAAAGGGTAACTTAAATCTTTTATTACTAGTCCGATCGTCTTATCAACATCTCCATTCTTTAATTTTCTAGCAATTCCCTGCGGGCGGAAATTCAATTCCTTCATTATGCTCAAAATTAAATCCCTAGTTGCAGGTTTAACCGAATTTTTCGCATTAATTACCGCAGATACTGTTCCTTTCGAAACGCCGGCTTTGTTGGCAACATCAACTATTGTTATTTTTCTCATACGATCTCCGAAGTTAAATTCAAAACTGAATTTATATGTATAATTTTTATTTTTAAATTTTTCATAATTTAATTTATAAATTTTGTATAAATATTTAATTTATTTTCAACTCACCATTTTTGGTGAATGTGTACTTTAATATATTTTTCATAAATATTTCTTATCTGCTTCATAGTAAATTCATCTAAACTAGAAATTTCTGAAGCGGCAATATTTTCTTTCAATTGTTCTATATTTTTTGCACCGGGAATTGCGCAAGTGACTGATTTATGTTCGAGTATCCATTTCAACGCAAATTGTGACAAAGAAAAATTTCGCGGACAAACTTTCTTTATTTCTTCAACAGCATTTAAAGCTAATTTCAAATCAACTCCGGAGAAAGTTTCGCCTATGTCAAACATTTCACCCTTTCTATTATAATTGCGGTGATCATTTTCAAGAAATTTGGTCTGTTTGTTAATTTTTCCGGTAAGTAATCCAGAAGCTAAAGGAACCCTAGCAATAATGCCGATATTTTTTTTTTCTGCCTGTAAAAAAAATAATTCAGACGGTCTTTGTCTGAACATATTAAAAATAATCTGAACTGTTTGTACATTTGGAAATTCCATTGCTTTCAGTGCTTCTTCAACTTTTTCAACACTTACTCCATAATATTTTATTTTTCCTTGCTTTGCAAAATCATCGAGATATTCAAAAACTTCAGGCATGTAATAAACAGCAGTCGGCGGACAATGAAGTTGAAGTAAGTCCAGCGCATCGACATTTAAATTCTTCAAACTTTGTTCGATAAATTTTTGAAGATTGTCTTTAGAATATCCTGAATCGATATGCGGATTAAGTTTTCGTCCGGCCTTTGTAGCAACAATTATTTTATCTTTATATTTTTTTTTAAGCTCGGAAATTAATTTTTCACTCTTTCCATTTCCGTAAACATCAGCAGTATCAAAAAAATTTACTCCATTTTCAGCTGCATAGTTTAAGGTTTCAAGTGAGGTTTTATCATCAATATTTCCCCAATCGCCGCCAATTGCCCAAGCACCAAAACTAATTTCGGATACTTCCCAGCCTGTTTTCCCAAGTTTTCTGTAATTCATAATTCAGTGAAGTTAAAAAAATATTTTAATTTATTGGCAAAAATTCTCCAACATTTTTGTTAAAATTATACTAGTTTTTCCGCCCAATATTATTTTACTAAAACAAAATAAATTTTTATTTAATATTAATTTTCTCGTAGTATAATTTTCGTCCCATGGAATTTTACAATCATCTAAATTTGATTTTGTCAATGCCGAACTTTTATTCTTATGATTGTCTAATTTTTTTTCCAATTGTTGCGTGATTAAGAAAATCTGAATAATAAAAATTAGCAGCGGAAAAAGATTGGGTTTATATAAGATTTTCATCTTTCAAGCTTTATAAAAACAATTATATTTGGTTTTAATAAACATATTTAACATTTTGAACAATTGAAACGGTTTTAAAATACTGTTTAGAACAAATTTTTGCAATAAATATTTTCACATTTATCATTTTTTTTTGAAATGAATCAGCGGGATAATTGAATTTATTTCAACCCCAATTCTTTGCACATTCTGTAAAAATTTGACGGTGCCAATCCCAATTTTTCAGCTGCACTCGAGTCGGAGCTTGAAACACTTTTTACGTAAGTTATATATTTTACTCTAAATTCTTTTTCAATTTCTTTCAACGGCACAATTCTATCGAAATTGATACTATCCAAGTTTTTATTTTCTTTAATTATTCTATGGTTTCTTAAAATCATAGGATTGCTTACATCTTTTGCTGTTATAATTCCTTGAGTATTTAGTACCAATCTCTGGACAACGTTTCTCAATTCACGCACATTTCCAGGCCATTTATAATTTAATAAAATTTCTTCCGCTTCAGGTTCAAGAATAGGCATTGGAATTTCAAGATCATTCGTAAAATATTCTAAAAAGTGATAGAATAGATCAAGAATGTCCTTTCCTCTGTATTTGAGCGGAACTACGTCAATTGGAATTACATTCAGCCTGTAATATAAATCTTCTCTAAATTTACCTTCGCTTACTAATCCAATTATATCTTTATTTGTCGCGGCAATAATTCTAACGTTTACGGATATATTTTTTGTTCTGCCAATTTTTTCAATTTCACCTTCTTGAATAACGCGCAGCAGTTTCACTTGTGCTGATAAAGGCAATTCCGCTATTTCGTCTAAAAACAGTGTTCCGTGATCCGCAATTTCGAATAACCCTTGTTTATTTCCCGATGCGCCTGTAAACGATCCCTTCTGATAACCGAATAATTCACTTTCAATTAATTCGCCGGGAATACTGCCGCAATTTATGGGCACAAAGTTTTCGTGTTTTCTTTTACTGTTCAAGTGAATATTCCAGGCAACCAATTCTTTTCCTGTCCCTGAATCTCCGCTGATCAAAATATTTGCGTCGCTCATTGCATATTTTTTGATCATATTTTTTAATTCAATCATAGGAGTTGATTCACCGATGATTTTTTTTGTTTCCAATAAAGATTCAATATTTTTATTTAAGCGGGTATCAGATTTACTTTTTTGCTTTTCAAGTTTTTTCTTTTCGTAAGCATTAAAAATGCTTAGAATAAAATCGGTAGGCTGATAAATATAATCTTCAATATTACCAGGGAACTTTGTACAATACCAAAATGCGCCCGATTTAATTAAACTATTCGCAAAATTATAATCGGTAATGTTTATTGTCATTTTGGTAATTACGATAATTTGAATAAATCTGTCGCATTCTTTAATTTTTTGAATTAACTCCTCTCCTTTCCAGCCGCCGGAAATTTGATAATCTAAAATCACGACATCGCATCTATCGGGGAATTCCTTAATATATTCTATCGCTGCTTTTCCATTCGAAACAACTCTATCAACATACAATCGGTTTTCATAATATCTTAAAGTATTTTTAACACGCTTAACATCAAACTCTTCATCTTCAACTAATAAAATATTGATTTTAGGTTTATCCGACATTCAGTCCTCAGTTTTTAATTTTAATTACAAAATTGCATCCGCCCGAATCTTTATTAAATACATCTAAATCCCAACCGCATCTTAAAACAGCCATTTGATAAGCAATATAGCATCCATAACCCGAATTGGTATTTTCCATTTTTTTAGTTGTTTTATTTTCAAGAAAAATATTCTTTATCCCTTGTTCATTTTCCATTAAAAGTTCATTATCAACTCCAACACCGTCGTCTTCAATTGTAACTGTAGTAATGTTTTTCTCTAAGTCAATTTTTGTAGAAACAATAATATTAATAAATTTCTTATTTCCATGGTCAATACTGTTTTGAATAAGCGGTTCTACAATTTCCCAAACAACAAATTCATTTACATTTACTTTTGGAATTCTTTCATCCAAATTGAGTTTGAATTCAAACATATCATTTTTACTGCTTAAACGTAAAAATATATTATCAATAATAAATTGAATTA contains the following coding sequences:
- a CDS encoding LacI family DNA-binding transcriptional regulator — protein: MRKITIVDVANKAGVSKGTVSAVINAKNSVKPATRDLILSIMKELNFRPQGIARKLKNGDVDKTIGLVIKDLSYPFYTSIAYGVKSYANSLGYSVIITSSENNHESEVKFSHLFSTKDIKGTIIAPVVEGSSEIEHLFKLKMINYPFVLLEDVKGIQANVVAIDNLKAIKNAVKYLIDSGHTKIVHFAGPLQSSHTLERVEGFRHAFSERTLAFNKEMIVNIGSKHDESFLKTKEYFKSLKRKDYPTAIVCFNDQQALGVMMALMELSVKIPEDISIVGNDDIFYSKMYPVPLTTIKAPLHEIGVKAAEILIRNIEAHEILPIERVELKTELIIRQSTKVLNK
- a CDS encoding aldo/keto reductase translates to MNYRKLGKTGWEVSEISFGAWAIGGDWGNIDDKTSLETLNYAAENGVNFFDTADVYGNGKSEKLISELKKKYKDKIIVATKAGRKLNPHIDSGYSKDNLQKFIEQSLKNLNVDALDLLQLHCPPTAVYYMPEVFEYLDDFAKQGKIKYYGVSVEKVEEALKAMEFPNVQTVQIIFNMFRQRPSELFFLQAEKKNIGIIARVPLASGLLTGKINKQTKFLENDHRNYNRKGEMFDIGETFSGVDLKLALNAVEEIKKVCPRNFSLSQFALKWILEHKSVTCAIPGAKNIEQLKENIAASEISSLDEFTMKQIRNIYEKYIKVHIHQKW
- a CDS encoding sigma-54-dependent Fis family transcriptional regulator, whose translation is MSDKPKINILLVEDEEFDVKRVKNTLRYYENRLYVDRVVSNGKAAIEYIKEFPDRCDVVILDYQISGGWKGEELIQKIKECDRFIQIIVITKMTINITDYNFANSLIKSGAFWYCTKFPGNIEDYIYQPTDFILSIFNAYEKKKLEKQKSKSDTRLNKNIESLLETKKIIGESTPMIELKNMIKKYAMSDANILISGDSGTGKELVAWNIHLNSKRKHENFVPINCGSIPGELIESELFGYQKGSFTGASGNKQGLFEIADHGTLFLDEIAELPLSAQVKLLRVIQEGEIEKIGRTKNISVNVRIIAATNKDIIGLVSEGKFREDLYYRLNVIPIDVVPLKYRGKDILDLFYHFLEYFTNDLEIPMPILEPEAEEILLNYKWPGNVRELRNVVQRLVLNTQGIITAKDVSNPMILRNHRIIKENKNLDSINFDRIVPLKEIEKEFRVKYITYVKSVSSSDSSAAEKLGLAPSNFYRMCKELGLK